The genomic region GTGACCGCCGATGTCGGGGTCATCCAGGAGGTGCTTTCGGCCTCCGCCTCCATCGCCCTGCGCAACATCCTGCTGTTCATCGGCTCGGTGACGATGATGGTGGTGCTGAACCCGCTGCTGATGGCGATGACCGCCGTCGTCGTGCCGGCGGTGATCCTGCCGATCGTCGTCTACGGGCGGCGGGTGCGGCGGCTGGCGCGGCTCACCCAGGACCGCATCGCCGACGTCGCGAGCCTCGTCTCCGAGGCCCTGGGTGCGATCCAGATCGTCCAGGCCTTCACGCGCGAGGAGTTCGAGCGCCGGCGCTTCCACGAGGCCGTAGAGGAGGCCTATGCGGTGGCGCGCCGGCGGGTGCGGGCCCGGGCCGTGCTCACCGGCATCGTCATCTTCCTGATCTCCGCCTCCATCACCTTCGTGCTCTGGCGCGGCGCGCATGCGGTGGTCGCCGGCACCATGACCGGCGGCGAGATGGCCGCCTTCGTCGGATTCGCGATCATGGCGGCCGGGGCGGTCGGCGCCGTCATCGAGACCTATGGCGACTTCCAGCGCGCCGCCGGCGCGGCCGAGCGGATCGCGGAGATCCTGCGCACCACCCCCGCCATCACCGCGCCGTCCCGGCCGCGGCCGCTGCCGGAGCGGCTGGCCGGCGCGATCGCCTACGAGCATGTCACCTTCTCCTACCCCAGCAAGCCGGAGATCGCGGCGCTCGCCGACGTCTCGCTCGCCATCGCGCCGGGCGAGCGGATCGCCCTCGTCGGCCCCTCGGGCGCGGGCAAGTCGACGATGCTGCTCCTGCTGCTGCGCTTCTTCGACCCCGACGCCGGCCGGATCCTCGTGGACGGCATCGACATCCGCGAGCTGGACCCCATCGCGCTGCGCCGGCAGATCGCCGTGGTGCCGCAGGAGACGGTGCTGTTTTCGGGCAGCGTGCGCGAGAACATCGCCTACGGCCGGCCGGGGGCCAGCGAGGAGGAGATCATCGCCGCCGCCCGCCGGGCGCATGCCTGGGAGTTCATCGCGCGGCTGCCGCAGGGCCTCGACACCCCGCTCGGCGAGCGCGGGGTCAGGCTTTCCGGCGGCGAGCGCCAGCGCATCGCCATCGCCCGCGCGATCCTGAAGGACGCGCCGATCCTGCTGCTGGACGAGGCGACCAGCGCGCTCGATTCCGAATCCGAGCGGCTGATCCAGGAGGCGCTGGCCAATCTGACCCGCGGGCGCACCAGCATCGTCATCGCCCATCGCCTCTCGACGGTCGTGGACTCCGACCGCATCGTCGTCATGAAGCGCGGGCGCATCGAGGCGATCGGCCGCCATGACGAGCTGCTCGCCCGCTCCGCCCTCTACCGGCGGCTCGCCGAGCTCCAGTTCGCCACCACGGCCCTCGGCGAGGTCGGCGAGGCCTGAGTTTCCACCGGCCGCCCCCCCCCAAGTTTTGTTGCAGCGCAAAAATTTCCTTGACAGCGGCGCCGCCGGCTCTAGTCTCGCGGGCGGGCCACGCCTCCCCAACGAGGCGCGTGCTCTCTGGAAGGAGAGTGACATGAGCGAACGACCTCTGCGCCGTCCGGCGCGGCCCCAGTTTTCGTCGGGGCCCTGCGCCAAGCGTCCGGGCTGGACGCCGGACTTCCTGAAGCACGCCCCCCTCGGCCGGTCCCACCGCTCGCGCATCGGCAAGCAGCGGCTCGAGGCCGCGATCGACCGCACGCGTGCGCTGCTCGGCCTGCCGGAGGATTACCGGCTCGCCATCGTTCCCGCCTCGGATACCGGGGCGGTGGAGATGGCGCTGTGGAACCTGCTCGGTCCGCTTCCCGTCGATGTTCTCGCCTTCGAGAGCTTCTCGAAGACCTGGGCGGACGACATCACGAAGCATCTGAAGCTCGCCGACGTCCGGGTGCTGGAGGCGCCCTACGGCGCGCTGCCGGATCTCGATGCCGTCGATCCCGACCATGATCTCGTCTTCTGCTGGAACGGCACGACCTCGGGCGTGCGCATGCCGGACGGGGCCTTCTCATCCGCGCCGGGTGCGGGACTGAGGATCTGCGATGCGACGAGCGGGATCTTCGCCCAGCCCATCCCCGTCGACCGGCTCGATGTCGTGACCTTCTCCTGGCAGAAGGCGCTGGGGGGAGAGGCGGCGCACGGGATGCTGATCCTCTCGCCCCGGGCGGTCGAGCGGCTGCTCGCCCATGATCCGCCCTGGCCGCTGCCCAAGATCATGCGGCTGAAGAAGAAGGGCGCGCTCGACGAGGAGCTGTTCCGGGGCAGCACCATCAACACGCCCTCCATGATGTGCGTGGAGGACTGGCTGGATGCGCTGGCCTGGGCCGAATCGCTCGGCGGGCTTCCGGCGCTGATCGCCCGCGCCGACCGGAACGCCGCCGTCCTCGACGCCTGGGTGCGCAGGACGCCCTGGATCGCGCATCTCGTGGCCGATCCCGCGATCCGCTCCAACACCTCGGTGTGCCTGAAGATCGTGGATCCCGCGGTGGCGGCGCTGCCGGAGCCGGACCAGCGCGCCTTCGTCAAGCGCCTGTGCCTGCTGCTCGAGGAGGAAGGCGTGGCCTACGACATCGCCGGCTACCGCAACGCGCCGCCGGGGCTCAGGATCTGGTGCGGGGCGACGGTGGAGGCCGAGAATGTCGCCGCCCTCGGCCCCTGGCTCGACTGGGCCTTCCATGAGACGAAGGCCGCGCTCGTCTCCTGACGTGCCGGCCGCCCGCAATCGACACCGCTTTTTCTCTTGCCACCGGGAGCAACCGACATGCCCAAGGTTCTGATTTCCGACAAGATGAGCCCGCTCGCGGCCCGGATCCTGCGCGAGCGCGGCATCGAGGTCGATGAGCGCACGGATCTGACGAAGGAGGAGCTGGCGGACGCCATCGGCGCCTATGACGGGCTCATCGTGCGTTCGGCGACCAGGGTGACCCCCAAAATCCTGGAGCGCGCCGAGCGGCTGAAGGTCATCGGCCGCGCCGGGATCGGGGTCGACAACATCGATCTCAAGGCCGCGACCGCGCGCGGCATCGTGGTGATGAACACGCCCTTCGGCAACGCCATCACGACGGCCGAGCACGCGATCGCCCTGATGCTGTCTCTGGCGCGCCAGATCCCCCAGGCGAACGCGTCCACCCACGCGGGCAGATGGGAAAAGTCGCGTTTCATGGGCGTGGAGGTGACCGGCAAGACGCTGGGCATCATCGGCTGCGGCAACATCGGCTCGATCGTCGCCGACCGCGCGATCGGGCTCAAGATGAAGGTGCTGGCCTACGACCCCTACCTCACCGAAGACCGCGCCCGCGAGCTCGGGGTCTCGAAGGTCGATCTCGACACGCTTCTCGCCCGCTCCGACTTCGTGACCCTGCACACGCCGCTCACCGAGCAGACCCGCAACATCATCGACGCCGCGGCGCTCGCGAAGATGAAGGAGGGCGCCTATCTCATCAACTGCGCCCGCGGCGGGCTCGTGGACGAGGCGGCCCTGAAGGAGGCGCTGGATTCGGGCCGGCTCGCCGGGGCCGCGCTCGACGTCTTCGTCGAGGAGCCGGCGCACGCCCATCCCCTCTTCGGCCATCCGCGGCTCATCGCGACCCCGCATCTCGGCGCTTCCACCCGCGAGGCCCAGACCAACGTCGCCATCCAGATCGCCGAGCAGGTGGCGGACTTCCTGCTGCTCGGCGGCGTGACCAACGCCCTCAACATGCCCTCCATGACGCCGGAGGAGGCGCCGCGGCTGCGCCCCTACATGGCGCTGGCCCGCCAGCTCGGCCATTTCATGGGCCAGCTCGTGCGCTCGGGTGTGCGCGAGGTGCGGATCGAGTACGAGGGCCATGTCGCCGAGCTCAACACCCGGCCGCTCACCGCCGTCGTGCTCGAGGGGCTGCTCAAACCCGTGATGGAGTCGGTCAACATGGTCAACGCGCCGGTGATCGCGCGCGAGCGCGACATCGCGGTCAGCGAGGTGATCCACGAGCGGGCCGGCGACTATCACACCCTGATGCGCCTCGTGGTGCGCAGCGAGAACCGCACCCGCTCGGTCGCCGGCACGCTGTTCTCCGACCAGAGCCCGCGCATCGTCCAGCTCGACGACGTCCAGCTCGAGGCGGAGCTGCTGGACGACATGCTCTTCGTCGTCAACGAGGACAGGCCCGGCTTCATCGGCGCGCTCGGCACGCTCCTCGGCCGGCACGGGGTGAACATCGGCACCTTCAACCTCGGCCGCGCCGCCAAGGGCGGGCTTGCGGTGGCGCTGCTCGGCCTCGACCAGCCGATCCCGCCCGAGGTGCTGGAAGAGGTGCGCGCGCTGCCCTATGTTCGCCAGGCCGCGCCCTTGAGCTTCACGTAAGGCGGGAGGGACGACCGGGACATGACGGGCCACACGGACGGCCGGGCCAGGGGCCTGCTGCCCCAGGGGCTGGCGGACACGCTGGCGCCCGATGCGGCCCGCGAGGCGGCGGCCTCGGAAGC from Rhodothalassiaceae bacterium harbors:
- a CDS encoding ABC transporter ATP-binding protein/permease, with translation MNQQAGTETGRKGAAGPARPLARLLKLAIVARFIRRHRGLVLLALVFLVVAAAANIAAIATMRPVIDRGFNAADPAGIDGYFLRLFAIVTLLAVATAWRAYFVNLLGERVAADLRIAALGHVIGLHPAFFEENRPSEIASRVTADVGVIQEVLSASASIALRNILLFIGSVTMMVVLNPLLMAMTAVVVPAVILPIVVYGRRVRRLARLTQDRIADVASLVSEALGAIQIVQAFTREEFERRRFHEAVEEAYAVARRRVRARAVLTGIVIFLISASITFVLWRGAHAVVAGTMTGGEMAAFVGFAIMAAGAVGAVIETYGDFQRAAGAAERIAEILRTTPAITAPSRPRPLPERLAGAIAYEHVTFSYPSKPEIAALADVSLAIAPGERIALVGPSGAGKSTMLLLLLRFFDPDAGRILVDGIDIRELDPIALRRQIAVVPQETVLFSGSVRENIAYGRPGASEEEIIAAARRAHAWEFIARLPQGLDTPLGERGVRLSGGERQRIAIARAILKDAPILLLDEATSALDSESERLIQEALANLTRGRTSIVIAHRLSTVVDSDRIVVMKRGRIEAIGRHDELLARSALYRRLAELQFATTALGEVGEA
- a CDS encoding phosphoserine aminotransferase, translated to MSERPLRRPARPQFSSGPCAKRPGWTPDFLKHAPLGRSHRSRIGKQRLEAAIDRTRALLGLPEDYRLAIVPASDTGAVEMALWNLLGPLPVDVLAFESFSKTWADDITKHLKLADVRVLEAPYGALPDLDAVDPDHDLVFCWNGTTSGVRMPDGAFSSAPGAGLRICDATSGIFAQPIPVDRLDVVTFSWQKALGGEAAHGMLILSPRAVERLLAHDPPWPLPKIMRLKKKGALDEELFRGSTINTPSMMCVEDWLDALAWAESLGGLPALIARADRNAAVLDAWVRRTPWIAHLVADPAIRSNTSVCLKIVDPAVAALPEPDQRAFVKRLCLLLEEEGVAYDIAGYRNAPPGLRIWCGATVEAENVAALGPWLDWAFHETKAALVS
- the serA gene encoding D-3-phosphoglycerate dehydrogenase, whose amino-acid sequence is MPKVLISDKMSPLAARILRERGIEVDERTDLTKEELADAIGAYDGLIVRSATRVTPKILERAERLKVIGRAGIGVDNIDLKAATARGIVVMNTPFGNAITTAEHAIALMLSLARQIPQANASTHAGRWEKSRFMGVEVTGKTLGIIGCGNIGSIVADRAIGLKMKVLAYDPYLTEDRARELGVSKVDLDTLLARSDFVTLHTPLTEQTRNIIDAAALAKMKEGAYLINCARGGLVDEAALKEALDSGRLAGAALDVFVEEPAHAHPLFGHPRLIATPHLGASTREAQTNVAIQIAEQVADFLLLGGVTNALNMPSMTPEEAPRLRPYMALARQLGHFMGQLVRSGVREVRIEYEGHVAELNTRPLTAVVLEGLLKPVMESVNMVNAPVIARERDIAVSEVIHERAGDYHTLMRLVVRSENRTRSVAGTLFSDQSPRIVQLDDVQLEAELLDDMLFVVNEDRPGFIGALGTLLGRHGVNIGTFNLGRAAKGGLAVALLGLDQPIPPEVLEEVRALPYVRQAAPLSFT